Proteins encoded in a region of the Flammeovirga yaeyamensis genome:
- a CDS encoding 4-hydroxy-3-methylbut-2-enyl diphosphate reductase, producing MEVTIDQKSGYCFGVEFAIQMAEEEMEESGKLYCLGDIVHNSMEVKRLREKGLVVIDKEDLKDLRDCKVLIRAHGEPPETYKTAIENNIELIDASCPVVLKLQNRVKNAYDKSEEQKGQLVIYGKPGHAEVIGLTGQTGDDCIIVSSIDDLVKVDFNRPVTLYSQTTKSTKGFYELKAEIEKRIDAAQGEDMHKESFNANDSICRQVSNREPQMVKFSSENDVIVFVSGKKSSNGKALYNVCLKNNPRSFFVENEDEIDLNWIEVGDKVGISGATSTPMWLMEQVKEYIENQFSVVN from the coding sequence ATGGAAGTTACAATAGATCAAAAATCTGGATACTGCTTTGGAGTAGAATTCGCTATTCAAATGGCGGAAGAAGAAATGGAGGAGTCTGGAAAGCTGTATTGCTTAGGTGATATTGTACATAATAGTATGGAAGTAAAAAGGCTGAGAGAAAAAGGCCTTGTAGTTATAGATAAAGAAGATTTAAAAGATCTTCGTGATTGTAAAGTTTTGATTAGAGCACATGGTGAACCACCTGAAACCTACAAAACAGCAATCGAAAATAACATCGAATTAATTGATGCTTCATGTCCTGTTGTATTAAAGCTGCAGAACAGAGTAAAAAACGCCTACGATAAGTCGGAAGAACAAAAAGGACAATTAGTGATCTACGGTAAGCCAGGACATGCGGAAGTCATTGGTTTGACTGGTCAGACAGGTGACGATTGTATTATTGTATCATCGATTGATGATTTGGTGAAAGTTGATTTCAATAGACCAGTCACCTTATATTCTCAGACAACAAAAAGCACCAAAGGATTCTACGAGCTAAAAGCTGAAATAGAAAAACGAATTGATGCTGCTCAAGGAGAAGACATGCACAAAGAATCATTTAACGCAAATGATAGTATATGTCGTCAAGTATCCAATAGAGAACCACAAATGGTGAAGTTTTCTAGCGAGAATGATGTTATCGTATTCGTAAGTGGTAAAAAATCATCCAATGGAAAAGCATTGTATAATGTTTGTCTTAAAAATAATCCAAGAAGTTTTTTCGTGGAAAATGAGGATGAAATTGATCTAAATTGGATAGAAGTCGGTGATAAAGTCGGCATTTCTGGAGCTACATCGACACCAATGTGGTTAATGGAGCAAGTAAAAGAATATATCGAAAATCAGTTTTCAGTAGTGAACTAG
- the speD gene encoding adenosylmethionine decarboxylase has protein sequence MSFHKGEEIFLGKQLLGELYTCSSTYLNDPEAMKSIMEEAANYANATIVQSVFHHFSPHGVSGVVVIQESHFAVHTWPEHQFVSVDFYTCGATAFPEKAMEFLVDKLNAKQFDVKEVDRGHLSKIQEFGNINK, from the coding sequence ATGAGTTTTCATAAAGGAGAGGAAATTTTTTTAGGGAAGCAACTTTTAGGAGAATTGTACACATGTTCTTCAACCTATTTGAATGATCCTGAAGCGATGAAATCTATTATGGAAGAAGCTGCAAATTATGCCAACGCTACCATAGTACAATCGGTGTTTCATCATTTCTCCCCACACGGTGTTAGTGGAGTAGTGGTGATTCAAGAGAGTCATTTTGCAGTGCATACTTGGCCAGAACATCAATTTGTCTCAGTAGACTTCTATACTTGTGGTGCAACTGCATTTCCAGAAAAGGCAATGGAGTTTTTGGTAGATAAGCTAAACGCAAAACAATTTGATGTCAAAGAGGTGGACAGAGGACATCTGTCTAAAATCCAAGAATTTGGAAATATCAATAAATAA
- a CDS encoding M15 family metallopeptidase — MIKLPIFILLISLMACTTPQSNKPLIFEGTIDTKHSSIDHKIHAMIDQELAQQKYWESIESLDDSSFVDLEQLDSMFILDIRYATTNNFTKKVLYDCPKALLRKIVALQLVKVQQELVKQGYRIKIFDAYRPLTTQWRMWKAYPDRRYVADPNKGSWHNRGLAIDLTLCTLEGKQLDMGTHYDYFGKEAWPSYQKLSKEVLENRKLLANTMFKYGFGPTSTEWWHYSYRGVHFEVSDFPFECQKN; from the coding sequence ATGATTAAACTACCGATTTTTATTTTATTGATATCACTGATGGCCTGTACTACTCCTCAAAGTAATAAGCCCTTGATATTCGAAGGAACTATTGATACGAAACATTCATCTATTGATCATAAAATACATGCTATGATTGATCAGGAATTGGCTCAACAAAAATATTGGGAATCCATCGAGTCTCTCGATGATAGTTCGTTTGTTGACCTTGAACAATTGGATAGTATGTTTATTCTAGATATTCGATACGCAACGACTAATAATTTCACAAAAAAAGTACTTTACGACTGCCCAAAGGCTCTTTTGAGAAAAATAGTGGCCCTTCAGCTAGTAAAGGTACAACAAGAACTTGTTAAACAAGGTTATCGTATTAAAATTTTTGATGCTTACAGACCTTTAACGACCCAATGGAGAATGTGGAAAGCCTATCCAGACCGTCGATATGTAGCAGATCCTAACAAAGGATCTTGGCATAACAGAGGCCTCGCTATAGACCTTACATTGTGTACTTTAGAGGGTAAACAATTAGATATGGGCACACATTATGATTATTTCGGGAAAGAGGCCTGGCCTTCCTATCAAAAATTATCAAAAGAGGTGCTGGAAAATAGAAAATTATTAGCTAATACAATGTTTAAATACGGGTTTGGTCCAACAAGTACAGAATGGTGGCATTATTCGTACAGAGGTGTACATTTTGAAGTTTCTGATTTTCCCTTTGAATGTCAAAAAAATTGA
- a CDS encoding chalcone isomerase family protein, with protein MKKLFYTLLVSVLSFSALQAQTTTIGDVELKNTVTVDGSSLQLNGAGIRSKYFLSLYVGSLYVPSKISDAKQVLSTDQKMIQLDIISSLISKEKMEDTIKEGFSNSMNGNTAPLQKEIDSFIAVFSEEVEVGDIFQFITNGSKLKALKNGKELTSVDNEEFNKVLFGIWLGDKPADKKLKSKMLGK; from the coding sequence ATGAAAAAACTGTTTTATACTTTACTAGTATCAGTATTATCTTTCTCAGCGTTACAAGCGCAGACAACGACCATCGGAGATGTCGAACTAAAAAACACAGTGACTGTTGATGGTTCATCTCTTCAGTTAAATGGAGCAGGTATTCGTTCAAAATACTTCTTATCTTTGTATGTAGGTTCATTGTATGTCCCTTCAAAGATTTCTGATGCAAAGCAAGTGCTTTCAACAGATCAAAAAATGATTCAATTGGATATTATCTCTAGCTTGATCAGCAAAGAGAAGATGGAAGATACAATCAAAGAGGGTTTCAGCAACTCTATGAATGGTAATACAGCACCTTTGCAAAAAGAAATTGATAGCTTTATTGCTGTATTTAGCGAAGAAGTGGAAGTAGGTGATATTTTCCAATTCATCACAAATGGTTCTAAGTTGAAAGCTTTGAAAAATGGTAAAGAGCTAACTTCTGTAGATAACGAAGAGTTCAATAAAGTACTATTTGGTATTTGGTTAGGAGATAAGCCAGCTGATAAGAAATTGAAATCGAAAATGTTGGGTAAGTAA
- a CDS encoding ATP-binding cassette domain-containing protein, protein MNEKVLKSLTKLFAIMATADGSIDEAIEILEDYLTFTLHESNINKYIELFEHQARRNASNDEIREIATMAAEELTLRQRIVTIIELLELAYSNDVFSEEEQRIMKIICESYNIEFDRLHRMQQFLTTNKIEELAKIHNCLTISNDEEGYGGKRHLYKSNIKTPLSVLYMPLARMYFVKVCNQDQVYVLNGEKMTLNRCYALDVGGVIRIGGKVGSNLYHSEVSSVFVGIQNVDPISFEANNINYFFGKKHGLHDINIAEEGGNMVALMGASGSGKSTLLNVLNGTYKPKMGEVLINGIDIHKEPEKVKGVIGYVPQDDLLIEELTVYENLYFAAKLSFAKSTPEEVEKIIMRTIENLGLYSVKDLKVGNPLEKTISGGQRKRLNIGLELLREPSVMFVDEPTSGLSSQDSENVIDLLRQLTYSGKLIFVVIHQPSSDIYKMFDKLVVLDVGGYPVYYGNPITAVSYFKGEANYADIQSECQKCGNVDSEQVFEILESKVLDEYGRRTRKRKWKPELWWKKFKESIKLPQVERITSPPKNVLEIPSKINQFKIFVLRDLNTKFNNKQYMMVNLIQAPFLALMLSLIVYFYHFDELIYQADYVFRENMNMPSYIFMSVIVALFLGLMISAEELIKDRKIRKREVYLSLSNQSYLYSKVAILSGMSAVQVLVFVLIGNTIMGIRGLYLEYFLMLFSTACVANMIGLNVSSAFKNVVTVYILIPILLIPQLLLGGVVVQYDNINPIFKNKQGKVPMVGEFMASRWAFEGLMVEQFADNQFEKNFFPIDMEIYRSDYMRTYYFPTLLSKLEEMKVILHNKKADVSEEERKVAMKRFDENFLLLRNELHHNVDWDELDQTPNVSLDNLSSENFTLAIADQIYETITQGRQHFNMSYIYWKKKREEKVTELLDKFGKEKYLKYKDNYTNNRISEFVTNVMAEKRIVEYGHQLIQKIYPVYNLPTESSNTLDFRTHFFAPKKLFLGQYFNTFWFNIIVLWVMFAFMFVALYFRWLAKFIYWIEIKFANKDTIRT, encoded by the coding sequence ATGAACGAAAAAGTCTTAAAATCTCTAACGAAACTGTTTGCTATTATGGCTACAGCCGATGGTTCTATTGATGAAGCCATTGAGATTTTAGAAGATTACTTAACTTTTACACTCCACGAAAGCAATATCAATAAATATATTGAACTCTTTGAACATCAGGCTAGAAGAAATGCTTCTAACGATGAGATTAGAGAAATTGCGACAATGGCTGCTGAAGAGTTAACGTTAAGACAGCGTATTGTAACAATTATTGAATTGTTAGAATTGGCTTATTCCAATGATGTGTTCTCTGAAGAAGAACAACGCATCATGAAGATTATTTGTGAATCCTATAATATAGAATTCGATAGGCTTCATAGAATGCAACAGTTTCTTACAACAAATAAAATTGAGGAATTAGCCAAGATACATAACTGTTTAACGATATCGAATGATGAAGAGGGTTATGGTGGTAAACGACATTTATATAAGAGTAACATAAAAACACCACTTTCAGTATTATACATGCCTTTGGCTAGAATGTATTTTGTGAAAGTTTGTAATCAAGATCAAGTATACGTACTGAACGGTGAGAAAATGACCTTGAACCGCTGTTATGCGTTGGATGTTGGAGGTGTGATTAGAATTGGTGGTAAAGTAGGTAGTAATCTATATCACTCAGAAGTCTCATCAGTTTTTGTGGGGATTCAGAATGTTGATCCAATCTCATTTGAAGCGAATAACATCAATTATTTCTTTGGTAAAAAACATGGACTACATGATATCAATATTGCCGAAGAAGGAGGGAACATGGTAGCGCTTATGGGAGCATCAGGTTCTGGTAAATCAACTTTATTGAATGTATTGAATGGTACGTATAAGCCCAAAATGGGTGAAGTACTTATCAATGGTATCGATATTCATAAAGAACCCGAAAAAGTGAAAGGGGTCATAGGTTATGTTCCGCAGGACGACTTATTAATTGAAGAACTTACAGTATACGAAAACCTTTATTTTGCTGCTAAACTAAGTTTTGCAAAGTCAACACCCGAAGAGGTGGAAAAGATCATTATGCGTACCATAGAAAACCTTGGTTTGTATAGTGTAAAAGATTTAAAGGTGGGTAATCCGTTAGAGAAAACGATTAGTGGAGGCCAAAGAAAACGATTAAATATAGGTTTAGAGTTACTAAGAGAACCTTCGGTGATGTTTGTAGATGAACCTACTTCTGGTTTATCATCACAAGATTCTGAAAACGTTATTGACCTATTAAGACAGTTGACTTATAGTGGAAAGCTGATCTTTGTGGTCATTCATCAACCTTCATCAGATATCTATAAAATGTTTGATAAACTCGTGGTGTTGGATGTAGGAGGGTATCCTGTTTACTATGGTAATCCAATTACTGCAGTGTCATATTTCAAAGGAGAGGCAAATTACGCAGATATTCAAAGTGAGTGTCAAAAATGTGGAAATGTTGACTCAGAGCAAGTTTTCGAAATTTTGGAATCCAAAGTACTCGATGAATATGGTCGACGTACTCGAAAAAGAAAATGGAAGCCTGAATTATGGTGGAAAAAGTTTAAAGAATCGATTAAACTTCCTCAAGTGGAGAGAATAACTTCTCCTCCAAAGAATGTTTTAGAAATTCCTTCTAAAATAAATCAGTTTAAAATATTTGTATTGAGAGACCTTAATACAAAATTCAATAATAAACAATACATGATGGTGAACTTGATTCAAGCACCATTCTTAGCCTTAATGCTATCCTTAATTGTTTATTTTTATCATTTTGACGAACTGATTTACCAAGCAGATTATGTTTTTAGAGAAAACATGAATATGCCTTCGTACATATTTATGTCGGTGATAGTAGCCCTCTTTTTAGGACTCATGATTAGTGCAGAGGAACTGATAAAAGACCGGAAAATACGGAAAAGGGAAGTGTATTTATCATTAAGTAATCAATCGTATTTATACTCAAAAGTGGCCATATTATCTGGGATGTCTGCAGTACAAGTATTGGTTTTTGTATTGATAGGGAACACTATAATGGGTATTAGAGGGCTCTATTTGGAGTATTTCTTGATGTTGTTCTCCACTGCTTGCGTAGCTAATATGATTGGTTTGAATGTATCTAGTGCCTTTAAGAATGTCGTTACAGTATATATTTTAATCCCAATTTTATTAATACCACAGCTTTTATTGGGAGGAGTAGTAGTACAGTATGATAATATCAATCCTATCTTTAAAAATAAGCAGGGTAAAGTCCCTATGGTAGGAGAATTTATGGCCTCTCGTTGGGCATTCGAAGGTTTGATGGTGGAGCAATTTGCTGATAATCAATTCGAGAAAAACTTCTTCCCAATCGATATGGAAATTTATCGATCAGATTATATGCGAACGTATTATTTTCCCACCTTATTAAGTAAGCTGGAAGAAATGAAAGTGATTCTTCATAACAAGAAAGCAGACGTTTCTGAGGAAGAAAGAAAAGTAGCCATGAAACGTTTTGATGAGAATTTCCTGCTTTTGAGAAACGAACTGCATCATAATGTGGATTGGGATGAACTGGATCAAACACCAAATGTATCTTTAGATAACTTATCTTCTGAAAACTTTACATTAGCTATTGCAGATCAAATCTACGAAACGATTACACAAGGTAGACAACACTTTAATATGAGTTATATCTACTGGAAGAAGAAAAGGGAGGAGAAGGTGACTGAACTTTTAGATAAGTTTGGGAAGGAAAAGTACTTAAAGTATAAGGACAACTATACAAATAATAGAATTTCGGAATTTGTTACCAATGTGATGGCCGAGAAACGTATTGTAGAATATGGTCATCAACTGATTCAAAAAATTTATCCTGTTTATAATTTACCAACTGAGAGTAGTAATACTCTTGATTTTAGAACACACTTTTTTGCTCCTAAGAAATTATTCCTTGGGCAGTATTTTAATACTTTCTGGTTTAATATCATAGTATTATGGGTGATGTTTGCTTTCATGTTTGTGGCACTTTATTTCAGATGGTTGGCTAAGTTTATTTATTGGATCGAGATTAAATTCGCTAATAAGGATACAATAAGAACATAA